A region of Brevundimonas sp. NIBR10 DNA encodes the following proteins:
- a CDS encoding flavin reductase family protein, whose product MSLEPPPEHPAADVAAYRRALGAFATGVCIVTADSPAGPLGITINSFTSVSLTPRLVLWCLDERSDRWPVFAAAETFAIHMLPSSDKAMAGRFAKGVSVLDPHEFVRPDDGPPCLPEALARLECRTHDRIQMGDHLVIVGRVTRFEDWGGEALTYFRGRYGVATEPQA is encoded by the coding sequence GTGAGCCTGGAACCCCCGCCCGAACACCCCGCCGCCGATGTGGCCGCCTATCGCCGGGCGCTGGGAGCCTTTGCGACCGGTGTCTGCATCGTCACGGCCGACAGCCCGGCGGGGCCGCTGGGGATCACCATCAACTCCTTCACCTCGGTGTCCCTGACTCCGCGTCTGGTGCTGTGGTGCCTGGACGAGCGTTCCGACCGCTGGCCCGTCTTCGCCGCCGCCGAGACCTTCGCCATCCACATGCTGCCGTCCTCCGACAAGGCCATGGCCGGTCGGTTCGCCAAGGGGGTCTCGGTGCTGGATCCGCACGAGTTCGTCCGCCCCGACGACGGCCCGCCCTGTCTGCCCGAGGCCTTGGCGCGCCTGGAATGCCGGACCCACGACCGCATCCAGATGGGCGACCACCTGGTCATCGTCGGCCGGGTCACCCGGTTCGAGGACTGGGGCGGCGAGGCCCTGACCTATTTCCGGGGCCGCTATGGCGTGGCGACCGAACCGCAGGCCTGA
- a CDS encoding methyltransferase: MRRSLILAASIAVLAAGIGGAVSAQTAQTPTPYAAALADPARPAEDRARDAARHTAETLAFAQVAPGQKIADMIIGGGYFTRVFSAAVGPTGRVTAWQPAEFIGFSADYGTSITKVDELANVDAIRSPIGAPEFPAGLDLIFTAQNYHDLHLTPFGPGTATRVNAAAFAALKPGGLYVIVDHHAAAGTAITQANTLHRIDIESVKAEVQAAGFVLDGESDILANTTDPLTANVFDEAIRGKTSQFMLRFRKPRS, from the coding sequence ATGCGTCGCTCACTGATCCTGGCCGCGTCGATCGCGGTGCTGGCCGCCGGCATCGGCGGTGCCGTGTCCGCCCAGACCGCCCAGACACCGACGCCCTATGCCGCCGCCCTCGCTGACCCGGCTCGCCCGGCCGAGGACCGTGCCCGCGACGCGGCCCGCCACACCGCCGAAACCCTGGCCTTCGCCCAGGTCGCGCCGGGCCAGAAGATCGCCGACATGATCATCGGCGGCGGCTATTTCACCCGCGTCTTCTCCGCTGCCGTGGGCCCGACCGGTCGTGTGACGGCATGGCAGCCCGCCGAGTTCATCGGTTTTTCCGCCGATTACGGGACCAGCATCACCAAGGTCGATGAGCTCGCCAACGTCGATGCCATCCGTTCGCCGATCGGCGCCCCCGAGTTCCCGGCCGGGCTGGACCTGATCTTCACGGCCCAGAACTATCACGACCTCCATCTGACGCCATTCGGTCCGGGTACGGCGACCAGGGTCAATGCGGCGGCCTTCGCGGCTCTGAAGCCCGGCGGCCTCTATGTCATCGTCGACCACCACGCCGCCGCCGGAACCGCGATAACCCAGGCCAACACCCTGCACCGTATCGACATCGAGTCGGTCAAGGCCGAGGTCCAGGCCGCCGGCTTCGTCCTGGACGGCGAAAGCGACATCCTGGCCAACACCACCGATCCTCTGACGGCAAACGTCTTCGACGAGGCGATCCGGGGCAAGACCAGCCAGTTCATGCTGCGGTTCAGAAAGCCCCGGAGTTAG
- the nrdR gene encoding transcriptional regulator NrdR, whose translation MKCPFCGHQDTQVKDSRPSDDGSAIRRRRSCPQCSGRFTTFERVQLRELVILKRNGRRAPFDRDKLERSLSVALRKRPVQAEQVEQLVSRITRQLESLGETEIASSVVGDFIMKALKSVDEVAYVRYASVYKDFRHTGDFARFLGAEGLDES comes from the coding sequence ATGAAGTGCCCGTTTTGCGGCCATCAGGATACGCAGGTAAAGGACAGCCGACCGTCGGACGACGGCTCGGCCATCCGGCGTCGGCGGTCCTGCCCGCAATGCAGCGGGCGCTTCACGACCTTCGAGCGGGTCCAGTTGCGTGAACTGGTCATCCTGAAACGGAACGGCCGCCGCGCCCCCTTCGACCGCGACAAGCTGGAGCGGTCCTTGTCGGTGGCCCTTCGCAAACGCCCGGTCCAGGCCGAACAGGTCGAGCAGCTGGTCAGCCGCATCACGCGTCAACTCGAAAGCCTCGGCGAAACCGAGATCGCCTCCAGCGTCGTCGGCGATTTCATCATGAAGGCCCTCAAGAGCGTCGATGAGGTCGCCTATGTCCGCTACGCCTCGGTCTACAAGGACTTCAGGCACACGGGGGATTTCGCGCGCTTCCTCGGTGCCGAAGGCCTGGACGAAAGCTGA
- the hemA gene encoding 5-aminolevulinate synthase, whose translation MFDYKAAFESAVDQVKGEGRYRVFADLKRVRGQFPRAVRRRDDGTEQDVVIWCSNDYLGMGQHPAVLEAMQAEIDAVGAGAGGTRNISGTTRSAVDLEAELASWHQKEAALLMTSGYVANEATLTTLQRILPGLITFSDSLNHASMIAGIRNGGGERHVFLHNDLEHLESLLASAPADAPKLIAFESVYSMDGDIADLKGTIALAKKYGAMTYLDEVHAVGLYGATGAGVAERDGVLDGIDIVECTLGKAIGVMGGYIAADAVIIDAVRSWASGFIFTTSLPPALTAGALASVRHLKAHPELRVAHQERAQTLKDRFAAAGIPVMPSESHIVPVFVGDPVHTKMISDMLLEEFGVYVQPINYPTVPKGTERLRFTPSPNHDDGMMDALVSAMDKLWTHCHIARMPAAA comes from the coding sequence GTGTTCGACTACAAGGCCGCATTCGAATCCGCAGTCGACCAGGTCAAGGGCGAGGGGCGATACCGCGTCTTCGCCGATCTGAAGCGCGTTCGTGGTCAGTTCCCCAGGGCCGTGCGCCGCCGTGACGACGGGACCGAGCAGGACGTCGTCATCTGGTGCTCGAACGACTATCTCGGCATGGGTCAGCATCCGGCGGTGCTCGAGGCCATGCAGGCCGAGATCGACGCCGTGGGTGCCGGTGCCGGCGGCACGCGCAACATCTCGGGCACCACGCGTTCGGCCGTCGATCTGGAAGCCGAGCTGGCCAGCTGGCACCAGAAGGAAGCCGCCCTGCTGATGACCTCGGGCTATGTGGCCAACGAGGCGACGCTGACGACCCTGCAACGCATCCTGCCGGGCCTGATCACCTTCTCCGATTCGCTGAACCACGCCTCTATGATCGCCGGCATCAGGAATGGCGGCGGCGAACGCCACGTCTTCCTGCACAACGACCTCGAACACCTCGAAAGCCTGCTGGCCTCGGCCCCCGCCGATGCGCCCAAGCTGATCGCCTTCGAGAGCGTCTATTCGATGGACGGCGACATCGCCGACCTGAAGGGCACGATCGCGCTGGCGAAAAAGTACGGTGCCATGACCTATCTCGACGAGGTCCATGCGGTCGGCCTGTACGGCGCGACCGGCGCGGGCGTCGCCGAACGCGACGGGGTGCTCGACGGCATCGACATCGTCGAATGCACCCTGGGCAAGGCCATCGGGGTCATGGGCGGATACATCGCCGCCGATGCCGTGATCATCGACGCTGTGCGGTCGTGGGCCTCCGGCTTCATCTTCACGACGTCCCTGCCGCCCGCCCTGACCGCCGGGGCCCTGGCCTCGGTGCGTCACCTGAAGGCCCACCCCGAACTGCGCGTCGCCCATCAGGAGCGCGCCCAGACGCTCAAGGACCGCTTCGCCGCCGCCGGCATCCCGGTCATGCCGAGCGAAAGCCACATCGTCCCGGTCTTCGTCGGCGACCCGGTCCACACCAAGATGATCTCGGACATGCTGCTCGAAGAGTTCGGCGTCTATGTCCAGCCGATCAACTATCCGACCGTCCCCAAGGGCACCGAACGCCTGCGCTTCACCCCCTCGCCGAACCACGACGACGGCATGATGGACGCCCTGGTCAGCGCCATGGACAAGCTCTGGACCCACTGCCACATCGCCCGGATGCCGGCGGCGGCGTGA
- a CDS encoding NAD(P)-dependent oxidoreductase, whose product MKIAFAGLGVMGGPMARHLVAAGHAVTGFNRTAAKAQAWAGANGAAWAPTVAEAAAGVDLFILCVGNDDDVRAVVTEALPHLAPGAVIVDHTTTSATVARDMAALAADSGRSFIDAPVSGGQAGAENGQLSVMAGGDAAALARVEPAVMAYSKAIKHMGPAGAGQLTKMVNQIAIAGVVQGLAEAIHFAQSAGLNTDAVYDAVSKGAAQSWQMDNRWKTAAAGQFDFGFAVDWMRKDLGLVLDEARANGARLDMTALVDGYYAEVQALGGNRWDTSSLKVRLVP is encoded by the coding sequence ATGAAGATCGCATTCGCCGGCCTGGGCGTCATGGGTGGACCCATGGCCCGCCACCTGGTTGCCGCAGGCCATGCCGTCACCGGCTTCAACCGCACCGCCGCCAAGGCCCAGGCCTGGGCCGGGGCCAACGGTGCCGCCTGGGCCCCCACGGTCGCCGAGGCCGCTGCGGGCGTCGACCTGTTCATCCTCTGCGTCGGCAATGACGATGACGTTCGCGCTGTGGTGACCGAGGCCCTGCCGCATCTGGCCCCCGGGGCCGTCATCGTCGATCACACCACGACCTCGGCGACCGTCGCGCGCGACATGGCGGCGCTTGCCGCCGACAGCGGCCGGTCCTTCATCGACGCCCCGGTCTCGGGCGGTCAGGCCGGTGCCGAGAACGGCCAGCTCAGCGTCATGGCAGGCGGCGACGCAGCCGCCCTGGCCCGCGTCGAGCCCGCCGTCATGGCCTATTCCAAGGCGATCAAGCACATGGGCCCCGCAGGCGCGGGTCAACTGACCAAGATGGTCAACCAGATCGCCATCGCCGGTGTCGTCCAGGGTCTGGCCGAGGCCATCCATTTCGCCCAGTCGGCCGGGCTCAACACCGACGCCGTCTATGACGCCGTATCCAAGGGCGCGGCCCAGTCCTGGCAGATGGACAACCGCTGGAAGACCGCCGCTGCCGGCCAGTTCGACTTCGGTTTCGCCGTCGACTGGATGCGCAAGGACCTGGGTTTGGTGCTGGACGAGGCCCGGGCCAACGGCGCGCGTCTGGACATGACCGCCCTCGTCGACGGCTACTATGCCGAGGTCCAGGCCCTGGGCGGCAATCGCTGGGACACTTCCAGCCTCAAGGTGCGACTGGTTCCGTAG
- a CDS encoding RibD family protein, whose amino-acid sequence MSAPETRPRVTLKIATSLDGRIGTSSGESQWITGPEARLQGHRLRSQSDAVLVGVETVLADDPRLTVRLPEGETPGRNPLRVVLDSRLRTPPFARLAVEGTLIVTTRDPATTGPIGAAEIVRVAGDAQNRPTIAAVMALLAERGVKELMIEGGGRVAACFVTAGLVDAIEWFRAPILLGGDGRPGVAALSLARLANAPKYRRLAVEALGNDLWERYERHS is encoded by the coding sequence ATGTCGGCGCCTGAAACGCGGCCCCGCGTGACCCTCAAGATCGCGACATCCCTGGACGGGCGTATCGGCACCTCCTCGGGCGAGAGCCAGTGGATCACAGGTCCCGAAGCCCGACTGCAGGGCCATCGCTTGCGCAGCCAGAGCGACGCCGTCCTGGTCGGGGTCGAAACCGTGCTCGCCGACGACCCGCGCCTGACCGTCAGGCTGCCTGAGGGCGAGACACCTGGACGCAATCCTTTGAGGGTCGTGCTCGACAGCCGGCTGCGCACGCCTCCGTTCGCCCGGCTGGCGGTGGAAGGCACCCTGATCGTCACGACCCGCGATCCGGCCACGACAGGCCCGATCGGCGCGGCCGAGATCGTCCGGGTCGCAGGCGACGCCCAGAACCGCCCGACGATCGCCGCCGTCATGGCCCTGCTGGCCGAGCGTGGCGTCAAGGAGCTGATGATCGAGGGTGGCGGCCGGGTGGCGGCCTGTTTCGTGACGGCCGGGCTGGTGGACGCCATCGAGTGGTTCCGGGCCCCGATCCTGCTGGGCGGGGACGGTCGACCGGGTGTCGCCGCCCTGTCACTGGCGCGACTGGCCAATGCTCCGAAGTACCGGCGCCTTGCGGTCGAGGCTCTGGGTAACGACCTGTGGGAACGCTACGAAAGGCATTCCTGA
- the glyA gene encoding serine hydroxymethyltransferase → MTASFVHDAYFSKSLADADPDVFGGIQGELARQQEQIELIASENIVSKAVLEAQGSVLTNKYAEGYPGRRYYGGCEYVDITENLARERAKALFGCAFANVQPHSGAQANQAVFFALLQPGDTFLGMDLACGGHLTHGSPANQSGKWFRPVTYKVREDDNLIDYDHVAEMALKEKPKLIVAGASAYSRHIDFKRFREIADSVGAYLFVDMAHYAGLVAGGAYPDPLPHAHVVTTTTHKTLRGPRGGMILSNDVELGKKINSAVFPGLQGGPLEHVIAAKAVAFGEALKPEFKLYAKQVVANAQALSAVLIERGLAVVSGGTDSHIVLVDLRPKSVTGKATEAQLEHALMTCNKNGVPFDTAPFTVTSGVRLGTPAGTTRGFGVEEFQSIGHWIADVVSSMNGGDEADPAVIAEVAGKVRELTRRFPIYG, encoded by the coding sequence GTGACCGCATCCTTCGTCCACGACGCCTATTTCTCGAAGTCGCTGGCCGACGCCGATCCGGATGTCTTCGGCGGCATCCAAGGCGAGCTGGCGCGTCAGCAGGAACAGATCGAGCTGATCGCCTCCGAGAACATCGTCTCCAAGGCTGTGCTGGAGGCGCAGGGGTCGGTCCTGACCAACAAATATGCCGAGGGCTATCCGGGGCGGCGCTATTACGGCGGCTGCGAATACGTCGATATCACCGAGAACCTGGCGCGCGAGCGAGCCAAGGCGCTGTTCGGCTGTGCTTTCGCCAATGTACAACCGCACTCGGGGGCGCAGGCCAACCAGGCGGTGTTCTTCGCCCTGCTGCAACCCGGCGACACTTTTCTGGGCATGGACCTGGCCTGCGGCGGCCACCTGACCCACGGCTCGCCGGCCAACCAGTCGGGCAAGTGGTTCCGGCCCGTGACCTACAAGGTCCGCGAGGACGACAACCTGATCGACTACGACCACGTCGCCGAAATGGCGCTGAAGGAAAAGCCCAAGCTGATCGTGGCGGGTGCCAGCGCCTATAGCCGTCACATCGACTTCAAGCGCTTCCGCGAGATCGCCGACAGCGTCGGGGCCTATCTGTTCGTCGACATGGCCCACTATGCGGGTCTGGTAGCGGGCGGCGCCTATCCCGATCCGCTTCCCCACGCCCATGTCGTGACCACGACGACGCACAAGACCCTGCGGGGTCCACGGGGCGGCATGATCCTGTCCAACGACGTCGAGCTGGGCAAGAAGATCAACTCGGCCGTCTTCCCCGGCCTGCAAGGTGGGCCTCTTGAACACGTCATCGCCGCCAAGGCCGTGGCCTTCGGCGAGGCGCTCAAGCCCGAGTTCAAGCTGTATGCGAAACAGGTCGTCGCCAACGCCCAGGCCCTGTCGGCCGTGCTGATCGAGCGCGGTCTGGCGGTCGTGTCGGGCGGCACCGACAGCCACATCGTCCTGGTCGACCTGCGGCCCAAGAGCGTCACCGGCAAGGCGACTGAGGCTCAGCTCGAACACGCCCTGATGACCTGCAACAAGAACGGCGTGCCGTTCGACACGGCACCCTTCACCGTCACCTCGGGCGTTCGCCTGGGCACGCCGGCCGGCACCACGCGCGGCTTTGGCGTCGAGGAGTTCCAGTCGATCGGTCACTGGATCGCCGACGTCGTCTCCTCGATGAACGGTGGCGACGAGGCCGATCCGGCCGTGATCGCCGAGGTCGCCGGCAAGGTGCGCGAACTGACGCGCCGCTTCCCGATCTACGGATAG
- a CDS encoding riboflavin synthase, translating into MFTGIVTDIGRVRAVRQTERDRRYEIDTAWDVSGIDLGASISHAGCCLTVVERLDGAFAVEVSGETLDKTTLGRWAAGDRVNLERAAKLGDEMGGHVVSGHVDGLGTVVSIERVGGSHKVVVEAPEPLHRYIAAKGSITVDGVSLTVNAVDGCRFDLNIIPHTWEATTLGALKVGDPVNLEIDMLARYLARWQETA; encoded by the coding sequence ATGTTCACGGGCATCGTCACCGATATCGGTCGCGTCCGCGCGGTCCGGCAGACCGAGCGCGACCGGCGCTACGAGATCGATACAGCCTGGGACGTGTCGGGCATCGACCTGGGTGCCTCGATCAGCCACGCGGGTTGCTGCCTCACGGTGGTCGAACGTCTCGACGGTGCCTTCGCGGTCGAGGTCTCGGGCGAGACGCTGGACAAGACGACGCTGGGGCGCTGGGCGGCCGGCGACCGGGTCAATCTGGAGCGCGCCGCCAAGCTCGGTGACGAGATGGGTGGCCATGTCGTGTCGGGCCATGTCGATGGTCTGGGAACCGTGGTTTCGATCGAACGGGTCGGTGGATCGCACAAGGTCGTCGTCGAGGCCCCGGAGCCCCTGCACCGCTACATCGCCGCCAAGGGTTCGATCACCGTCGATGGCGTGTCGCTGACGGTCAATGCCGTGGACGGTTGCCGTTTCGACCTGAACATCATCCCCCACACCTGGGAGGCGACGACCCTGGGTGCCCTGAAGGTCGGTGATCCGGTCAATCTCGAGATCGACATGCTGGCGCGATATCTCGCGCGGTGGCAGGAGACGGCATGA
- a CDS encoding peptidylprolyl isomerase codes for MPRRPFVAALVIALISVLGWPILVVAQEASVPALPQVVLETSAGRIVIEVNDVKAPITGANFLRYVDEHRFDGATFYRAMKSAPGMGLVQGGTNYDPVRTLPPIAHEPTTQTGLVHVDGAVSMARHDPGTATGDFFISIGATPSYDAGRPFSVDPLGYAVFGRVVEGMEVARAVLVAPTSPTEGEGFMRGQFLEPRIVIVSARREVATEPVAP; via the coding sequence ATGCCCAGACGCCCGTTTGTCGCCGCCCTCGTCATCGCGCTGATCTCGGTGCTGGGCTGGCCGATCCTCGTCGTGGCGCAGGAGGCCTCGGTGCCGGCCCTGCCCCAGGTCGTGCTGGAGACCTCGGCCGGGCGGATCGTGATCGAGGTGAATGACGTCAAGGCACCGATCACCGGAGCCAACTTCCTGCGCTATGTCGACGAGCACCGGTTCGACGGGGCGACCTTCTATCGCGCCATGAAGTCGGCACCGGGGATGGGGCTGGTCCAGGGCGGGACCAACTACGACCCGGTGCGCACCCTGCCGCCGATCGCGCACGAGCCGACGACGCAGACGGGGCTGGTCCATGTCGATGGAGCCGTGTCGATGGCACGCCACGATCCGGGCACGGCGACCGGTGACTTCTTCATCTCGATCGGGGCGACGCCCTCCTATGACGCCGGGCGGCCGTTCTCGGTCGATCCGCTGGGCTATGCGGTGTTCGGCCGGGTGGTCGAGGGGATGGAGGTCGCGCGCGCCGTGCTGGTCGCCCCGACCTCTCCGACCGAAGGCGAGGGCTTCATGCGCGGGCAGTTCCTGGAGCCGCGCATCGTGATCGTGTCGGCGAGGCGAGAGGTCGCTACGGAACCAGTCGCACCTTGA
- a CDS encoding alpha/beta fold hydrolase, translating into MRIVLMGILLALWTAPAPAIAQTAQTTPTWAPAEGDYVGGPLNTTSGAVLPELKIHYRTLGAPMRDASGRVTNAVLLLHGTGGTGAQFLSPQFATELFGPGQPLDTNRYFIIMPDNLGHGLSSKPSDGLRARFPEYGYADMVEAQRRMLVEGLKVDRLRLILGTSMGCMHAFVWGETHPDFADALMPLACQPTAIVGRNRLWRTMLRDAIRADPAWAGGDYVEQPVQGLRTAVDLLVLAGGAVMPMQQDLATKDAVDAFARAQMDRRLPALDANDLWYQVNASWDYDPSANLERIAAPVIWINSADDFINPPELGLSEQFAPRIAHGRYRLIPNSVGGKGHGTHTWATFWKADLVELLARSEP; encoded by the coding sequence ATGCGTATCGTGTTGATGGGGATATTGCTCGCGCTGTGGACCGCCCCGGCCCCCGCCATCGCCCAGACCGCCCAGACCACCCCGACCTGGGCACCCGCTGAGGGCGACTATGTCGGCGGTCCCTTGAACACCACCTCGGGTGCCGTCCTGCCCGAACTGAAGATCCACTACCGCACCCTCGGCGCGCCGATGCGCGACGCCTCGGGCCGGGTGACCAATGCCGTCCTGCTGCTGCACGGCACCGGCGGCACGGGTGCCCAGTTCCTGTCGCCCCAGTTCGCGACCGAGCTGTTCGGCCCCGGCCAGCCGCTGGATACGAACCGCTATTTCATCATCATGCCCGACAATCTCGGTCACGGCCTGTCGTCCAAGCCCAGCGACGGCCTGCGCGCCCGCTTTCCGGAATACGGCTATGCCGACATGGTCGAGGCCCAGCGCCGGATGCTGGTCGAAGGGCTGAAGGTCGATCGGCTGCGGCTGATCCTGGGGACGTCGATGGGCTGTATGCACGCCTTCGTCTGGGGCGAGACCCATCCCGACTTCGCCGACGCCCTGATGCCCCTGGCCTGCCAGCCGACGGCTATCGTCGGTCGCAATCGCCTGTGGCGCACCATGCTCAGGGACGCCATCCGCGCCGATCCGGCCTGGGCGGGCGGGGACTATGTCGAACAGCCGGTCCAGGGCCTGCGCACGGCCGTCGATCTTCTGGTGCTGGCCGGGGGCGCGGTCATGCCCATGCAACAGGATCTGGCGACGAAGGACGCCGTCGACGCCTTCGCCCGCGCCCAGATGGACCGCCGGCTGCCCGCGCTCGACGCCAACGACCTGTGGTACCAGGTCAACGCCTCCTGGGACTACGACCCGTCCGCGAACCTGGAGCGGATCGCCGCACCCGTCATCTGGATCAACTCCGCCGACGACTTCATCAATCCGCCGGAGCTGGGCCTGTCGGAGCAGTTCGCCCCCCGTATCGCCCACGGCCGCTATCGCCTGATCCCCAACAGCGTCGGCGGCAAGGGCCACGGAACCCATACCTGGGCCACCTTCTGGAAGGCCGATCTGGTCGAGCTTCTGGCGCGATCGGAGCCCTGA
- a CDS encoding enoyl-CoA hydratase/isomerase family protein, with protein MPEPEVLTRIEGAVGRITLNRPRALHALNLAMCEIMTEALLAWRDDPAVGSVLIDHAGERGFCAGGDIRMIAESGAGDASEAKAFFKTEYRLNHLMFRYPKPITAIVDGIVMGGGVGISEPAAVRIATERTTYAMPETGIGLFPDVGGGWFLPRLPGETGTWLALTGARLKAADTVALGIHTHFVSSEGLAALTADLLADPTDPTATTDRHAGDAGPAPLAPYREAIDRLFAFDTVEDIFAALESDGSDWALSQLATLKTKSPQSLKVTLKQLRIGRTQTDFADTMAMEYRLGGRVVSTPDFQEGVRAVIVDKDNAPQWSPARLEEVTDTAIDALFAPLPPGEEWTPL; from the coding sequence ATGCCCGAACCCGAAGTCCTGACCCGTATCGAGGGTGCCGTCGGGCGGATCACGCTGAACCGGCCCAGGGCCCTGCACGCCCTGAACCTGGCCATGTGCGAGATCATGACCGAGGCCCTGCTGGCGTGGCGCGACGATCCGGCGGTGGGTTCGGTACTCATCGACCATGCTGGCGAGCGCGGCTTCTGCGCCGGGGGCGACATCCGCATGATCGCAGAAAGCGGGGCAGGGGATGCGTCCGAAGCCAAGGCCTTCTTCAAAACGGAATACCGGCTGAACCATCTGATGTTCCGCTATCCCAAGCCGATCACGGCCATCGTGGACGGCATCGTCATGGGCGGGGGCGTCGGAATCTCGGAACCCGCCGCCGTCCGCATCGCCACCGAACGCACCACCTACGCCATGCCCGAAACGGGCATCGGGCTGTTCCCCGACGTCGGCGGCGGCTGGTTCCTGCCGCGCCTGCCCGGAGAGACCGGCACCTGGCTGGCCCTGACCGGTGCGCGGCTGAAGGCGGCGGATACGGTGGCCCTGGGCATCCACACCCATTTCGTGTCGAGCGAGGGTCTGGCGGCGCTGACCGCCGATCTGCTGGCTGACCCCACCGACCCGACCGCGACAACTGACCGCCACGCCGGCGATGCTGGACCTGCGCCGCTCGCCCCCTACCGCGAGGCCATCGACCGCCTGTTCGCTTTCGACACTGTCGAGGACATCTTCGCGGCGCTCGAGTCGGACGGATCGGACTGGGCCCTGTCCCAACTGGCGACGCTGAAGACCAAGTCGCCCCAGTCTCTGAAGGTGACGCTGAAACAGCTCCGCATTGGCCGAACCCAGACCGACTTCGCCGACACCATGGCCATGGAGTACCGCCTCGGTGGCCGCGTCGTCTCGACCCCCGACTTCCAGGAAGGCGTTCGCGCCGTCATCGTCGACAAGGACAACGCCCCTCAATGGTCCCCGGCCCGGCTGGAAGAGGTCACCGACACCGCCATCGACGCCCTGTTCGCCCCGCTGCCGCCCGGCGAGGAATGGACGCCGCTTTGA
- the hemB gene encoding porphobilinogen synthase: MTLPFPPAAFPMARPRRLRASPWVRRLVAETTLTPADLIWPLIVHDGAEDRVAVPSMPGVFRLSPKAAAEAAVEARSLGIPVVALFPNVDASTKDAVGTGATDPDGLIPDCIKAIKDAVPEIGVMCDVALDCYTDHGHDGVVEDGRILNDASLERLAEQAFIQAHAGADIVAPSDMMDGRVQAIREALEANGFHDTMILSYAAKFASAFYGPYRDAVGSAKMLSGDKKTYQMDYANADEALREVAMDIAEGADAVMVKPGMPYLDIVRIVADTFKVPTFAYQVSGEYSMMQASIAQGWLDEDRAILETLHGFKRAGCAGVLSYFAPKAARLLAG; encoded by the coding sequence ATGACCCTGCCCTTCCCGCCCGCCGCCTTTCCCATGGCCCGTCCCCGCCGGCTGCGCGCCAGTCCCTGGGTGCGCCGGCTGGTGGCGGAGACGACGCTGACGCCGGCCGATCTGATCTGGCCGCTGATCGTGCATGACGGGGCCGAGGACCGGGTCGCCGTGCCGTCGATGCCGGGGGTGTTCCGCCTGTCGCCCAAGGCCGCCGCGGAGGCCGCGGTCGAGGCGCGGTCGCTGGGGATTCCGGTCGTGGCCCTGTTTCCCAATGTGGACGCCTCGACCAAGGACGCGGTCGGCACGGGCGCGACGGACCCCGACGGCCTGATCCCCGACTGTATCAAGGCGATCAAGGACGCGGTGCCCGAGATCGGCGTGATGTGCGACGTGGCGCTGGATTGCTATACCGACCATGGCCACGACGGGGTGGTCGAGGATGGGCGGATCCTGAACGATGCCAGCCTGGAGCGGCTGGCCGAACAGGCCTTCATCCAGGCCCATGCGGGGGCGGACATCGTGGCGCCGTCCGACATGATGGACGGCCGGGTCCAGGCGATCCGCGAGGCGCTCGAGGCCAACGGGTTTCACGACACGATGATCCTGTCGTACGCGGCCAAGTTCGCCTCGGCCTTCTATGGCCCGTACCGCGACGCGGTGGGGTCGGCGAAGATGCTGAGCGGCGACAAGAAGACCTATCAGATGGACTATGCCAACGCTGACGAGGCCCTGCGCGAAGTCGCCATGGACATCGCCGAAGGGGCCGACGCCGTCATGGTCAAGCCGGGGATGCCCTATCTGGATATTGTGCGGATCGTGGCGGACACGTTCAAGGTTCCCACCTTCGCCTACCAGGTGTCGGGCGAGTATTCGATGATGCAGGCCTCAATCGCCCAAGGCTGGCTGGACGAGGACCGCGCCATTCTGGAAACGCTCCACGGGTTCAAGCGCGCGGGCTGCGCCGGGGTGCTCAGCTATTTCGCACCCAAGGCGGCGCGGTTGCTGGCGGGCTGA